A single Alphaproteobacteria bacterium DNA region contains:
- a CDS encoding branched-chain amino acid aminotransferase, with amino-acid sequence MAVAFHDRDGKIWFDGKMIDWRSANIHVLTHALHYAGAVFEGERVYGGQVFKLREHTQRLLDSAVTMGYSIPYTLQQLEEATMEVVRTQKIVDGYVRPIAWRGSEMMGVAAQKNLIHVAIAVWEWPSYFDPEAKTKGIRLTMSKWKRPSPETAPVHAKTSSLYAICTLGKHEAENAGCHDALMLDWRGQVAEATGANFFMVKNGEIHTPTPDCFLNGITRQTVIELARGMNIKVTERAIMPEELKTADEIFLTGSAAEVTAVGQIADMTFKVGPITQKLAEAYSAEVRKPVAKAA; translated from the coding sequence ATGGCTGTAGCGTTTCATGATCGTGATGGTAAAATTTGGTTTGACGGTAAAATGATTGATTGGCGCTCTGCCAATATTCACGTCTTAACCCATGCATTACATTACGCTGGCGCGGTCTTTGAAGGTGAGCGTGTATATGGCGGCCAAGTATTCAAGCTGCGTGAACATACCCAGCGCCTGCTCGATTCGGCTGTAACCATGGGGTATAGCATTCCTTACACGTTGCAACAGCTTGAAGAAGCAACCATGGAAGTTGTCCGCACGCAGAAAATTGTTGATGGGTATGTGCGACCTATTGCTTGGCGCGGCAGTGAAATGATGGGCGTTGCTGCACAGAAAAATCTAATCCATGTAGCAATTGCCGTATGGGAATGGCCGAGCTATTTCGACCCCGAAGCTAAAACCAAAGGCATCCGTCTGACTATGAGTAAATGGAAACGCCCATCACCCGAAACAGCACCTGTTCACGCCAAAACATCCAGTCTTTATGCGATTTGCACACTTGGAAAGCATGAAGCTGAAAATGCAGGGTGTCATGATGCCTTGATGCTGGATTGGCGCGGACAAGTTGCGGAAGCAACCGGTGCTAATTTTTTCATGGTAAAAAATGGCGAAATTCACACCCCAACGCCTGATTGCTTCCTGAATGGTATTACCCGCCAAACTGTAATTGAACTGGCACGCGGCATGAATATTAAAGTAACGGAACGCGCGATTATGCCGGAAGAACTAAAAACCGCGGATGAAATCTTCCTCACTGGTTCCGCAGCAGAAGTGACTGCAGTGGGTCAAATTGCAGATATGACCTTTAAAGTAGGGCCAATTACACAGAAACTTGCTGAAGCCTATTCCGCAGAAGTACGCAAACCTGTCGCCAAAGCCGCTTAA
- a CDS encoding GNAT family protein, translating into MSFLLQTLMALVAGERGRRCRASYDTILEGTNIILRMPDVGDWEEWTKLRHLSTSFLIPWEPLWPKDAVTQSFYMRQWRRFVRRWVQDREYAFLIFRREPDNMEGGLLGGITVTDIKRSVYQVGTLGYWMGAPFAGKGVMREAISLILPFAFEQLGLQRLEATVMPENERSLRLLRGLNFREIGLSKTNMQIEGAWRDQILFEKIK; encoded by the coding sequence ATGAGCTTCTTATTGCAAACACTGATGGCATTAGTTGCAGGGGAACGTGGGCGGCGATGCCGTGCATCCTATGATACTATTCTAGAGGGTACGAATATCATTCTGCGTATGCCGGATGTTGGCGATTGGGAGGAATGGACCAAGTTACGGCACTTAAGTACCAGTTTTTTAATTCCATGGGAACCGTTATGGCCAAAAGATGCGGTCACGCAAAGTTTTTACATGCGCCAATGGCGGCGTTTTGTGCGGCGCTGGGTTCAGGACCGCGAATATGCATTTCTTATTTTTCGTCGCGAGCCAGATAATATGGAAGGTGGATTGCTGGGGGGTATTACTGTTACTGATATCAAGCGCAGTGTCTATCAGGTAGGGACACTCGGCTACTGGATGGGCGCGCCCTTTGCCGGAAAAGGCGTTATGCGCGAAGCCATTTCACTGATATTGCCATTCGCGTTTGAACAGCTTGGCCTGCAACGCCTTGAAGCCACTGTTATGCCAGAAAATGAACGCAGCCTACGTTTATTACGTGGCTTAAATTTCCGCGAAATCGGGCTTTCAAAAACAAATATGCAGATTGAAGGCGCATGGCGCGATCAAATACTGTTTGAAAAAATAAAATAA
- the recA gene encoding recombinase RecA — protein sequence MSQSAAKEMNPEKQKALDAALTQIERAFGKGSVMKLGTRESIDIETISTGSLGLDIALGIGGLPRGRIIEIYGPESSGKTTLALHVLAQSQKMGGTCAFVDAEHALDPSYAKKLGVNIDDLLISQPDTGEQALEIVDTLVRSGAIDVLVVDSVAALVPKAEIEGEMGDSHMGLQARLMSQALRKLTASISRSRCMVIFINQIRQKIGVMFGNPETTTGGNALKFYASVRLDIRRIGAIKDKETVVGNQTRVKVVKNKMAPPFRVVEFDIMYGEGVSKLGELIDLGVKAEVVEKSGAWFSYDGQRIGQGRENCKQFLKDNPAIAEAIENEVRSNAGLVAGAMMEGDTGGGSDADE from the coding sequence ATGAGCCAATCCGCTGCCAAGGAAATGAACCCAGAAAAGCAAAAAGCATTAGACGCTGCGTTGACCCAGATTGAGCGCGCATTTGGTAAGGGCTCCGTAATGAAACTGGGAACCCGTGAATCTATCGATATTGAAACCATCTCAACCGGCTCACTTGGACTTGATATTGCGCTGGGCATTGGTGGATTACCCCGTGGCCGTATCATTGAAATTTACGGCCCTGAAAGCTCAGGTAAAACCACCCTTGCGCTGCATGTCCTTGCACAATCACAAAAAATGGGCGGCACCTGCGCATTTGTTGATGCTGAACACGCCCTTGACCCATCCTATGCCAAAAAACTTGGAGTAAACATCGATGATCTCCTTATCTCCCAGCCTGACACCGGCGAACAAGCTCTTGAAATTGTGGATACACTCGTTCGCTCTGGCGCAATTGATGTGCTGGTGGTTGATAGCGTCGCCGCTCTTGTTCCAAAGGCTGAAATTGAAGGCGAAATGGGCGATAGCCATATGGGCCTCCAAGCTCGCTTAATGAGCCAGGCTTTACGTAAACTCACCGCGTCCATCTCCCGTTCACGTTGCATGGTGATCTTCATCAACCAGATCCGCCAGAAGATCGGCGTGATGTTTGGTAATCCTGAAACGACCACTGGTGGTAATGCACTGAAATTCTATGCTTCGGTTCGTCTTGATATCCGCCGTATTGGCGCAATCAAAGACAAAGAAACCGTTGTTGGAAACCAGACACGTGTCAAAGTTGTAAAGAATAAAATGGCTCCTCCTTTCCGCGTGGTAGAATTCGATATCATGTACGGCGAAGGCGTTTCAAAGCTTGGCGAACTGATTGATCTAGGTGTTAAAGCGGAAGTAGTCGAAAAGTCTGGCGCATGGTTCTCATACGATGGACAACGCATCGGCCAGGGCCGTGAAAACTGCAAGCAGTTCTTAAAAGACAACCCTGCAATTGCCGAAGCTATTGAAAACGAAGTGCGTTCAAATGCTGGCCTTGTTGCTGGCGCTATGATGGAAGGCGATACCGGAGGCGGTTCTGACGCCGACGAATAG